The Rouxiella sp. WC2420 region CTAAAAATGCATCCTTTTCCTCGCGTTCATTACAGGCAAAAAACTCTCCACTTCTGTTGGAGAAAAATTCAGTTAGCAATCGCAATAAATCGGCAGAATACCGAGATTCGGTCTTGATCATCAGATGATGTTCAAAACGATCACGATAATCAAGAATGCGTTTCGCGACACGTTTTGGCGTCAGATTATTCACGCTCTGCAAAACTTTATCTACCAGATTTAGCGGCAGGAAACCGGCCTTTTTCACCCGCACGTCCCAGCGCGCCTTTTTCGCCATCAATGAAGGAAGCGCTTGCGGACCCAGTCTGTCAATCGCCCAATAAACATGTTTGGAATAGCGCACTGTCAGGTCGAAGGCATTACGATGAATATATTCCGCCTGTTGGGGCAACTCTTGCAGATTTCTCAGCAAATAGCGTCGCAAATCAATAAGTTCAACTTCATCGTTGGTGCCGATGTAAAAGGTGTGGGTGTTATCACCACGATCAAAGGTTGAGAGACGTACCGCAAATACCGCAACTTTGCCTGCGCTGCCTGAGCTGTCGTGCAGATATTGCACATTGCCGTTGAAACGGGTCGGGCTGTCGGCGTCAACATCCCGAATCACTTGTGCATAATCGTCAGCCCAGATCCTTCCCTCCCAGTCTGGCTCGCTGCCGGTAGTATAATTCTGGCTCTCAAGGCGAGCGATCATTTCTTCGGGCGTATTACCAAGGAAAATACCTAAATGATTGATCAGCGAAAGTGTGCCGTCATCGTTTATCTGGGCAAACAGAGATTTCTCGGTAAATGCCGGACCGCGTCGAATTAAAGACCCGCCAGAGTTATTGCATACACCGCCGACTACTGATGCACCAATACATGAGGATCCAATAACCGAATGAGGCTCTTTATGATGGGGATACAGCGCTTTTTCCAGTTCGGTGAGCGTGCTGCCGGGGAAGGCAATTACCTGCTGAGCATTGTCAATAACTTGCACACCTTTAAGACGGCGTGTACTAATAATGATGACATCGCGGTCATAATTATTACCGTCTGGCGTAGAGCCGCCTGTTACCCCAGTATTTGCAGCCTGCATCAAAATAATCTTGTCACAGGCTACGCAGACTTTTAGTACTTCCCAGAGTTGGAGCAGAGAATCGGGAATGGCAACTGCCAGCGCCTGCCCCTGGCCGACGCGAAATCCTTTAGTGTAATACGCTTTGTCATTTTCACTGATTAACAACTGATCCGAAGCCAGGATTTGTTGTAACTGAGGAATGATTGTTGTGCCCTTCTCCATCTGACCTTTCTCCAAAGGCCGCAATGATTCATCGCGGCGGGTAATTCGATATTGTGAAAAAATAATTATTTTGAATTAGTATTGTTATATAACCAATTCAGAATATTAGTATCGAAAACTTTTCTCTGGACTAAAACGGCGTTTGTTGTTCCAGAACGCGAGATATCACGTTCAACGCACCCTGGCAGTTGTTGCTTTCGGTAGAGTAACCGGCAACTTCCTTCACCGTTGGGCTGGCATTGGCCATCGCAAAGCCGAATCCGGCATGGCGCAGCATTTCGATATCGTTGTCGCTATCGCCGATAGCCACCACTTCACTATCTTTTACTCCCCACCGGGCCTGTAACAGGCTGATGCCGTTGGCTTTATGCAGGCCTGGAATGATCAGGTCGATAAATCCAAAACCGCTGCCAACGGGCTGAGAGATGTCACCGACCTCAATAGACAGCTTCTGCAACAGCGCAGGAATAGCTTCATTTTTCACACCCAGTGAGAATTTAAAAATAATGTCTTCAACGTCAGTAAAATCGGCGACTTTTTTAAGGCGGCGATAATGGTTGGACATTTTCTCGACTACCGCGTGCGGCATCGAGTCATGCGCGTAGGCACTGTTTTTTCCGCAGACAACCAGCTGGATATCGGGAACATCCGCAAGCACCGCTAGAATTCTTGCGATCTCTGCCTTGGCAAATTGACCACAGTGGATCTCTTCTCCAGCATCGACCACGTAAGCGCCATTTTCCGCTACAAAACCTATTTCCTTATGAATTTCAGGAAAATAATGCACCAGCTGGTAATACTGATTGCCGCTCGCCACCACGAAATGGATGCCGCGCTGTTTGAGTCTGGTGTACTGTTCCAGAAAACGGGATTTGTCGTAACTCTTTTCATCGTTGAGAAAAGTCCCGTCCATATCCACCGCAATCAGTTTTATTGACATATTTATTCCATTATCAGGGTAAAGGGTTCATCGGCGTCGGTTATCTGTTGCAACCGTAGGGCAAAATCTTATCAAAGACCCGACGCAAGCTCTAACCTAAACTTTACCCAATTCCTATTTGATTGATACAACCGCCCTGTTTTGCCACCTTTTAAACAGGGCTTGGGCTAGCATCATCATGCAGATGAAGATGAGTAGGTCGAAAGAGAAGTTCATGGCAAAAAGGTGTCTCGACATATCGCGATAGCCTTCACCAAAGAAAGCAATATAGAGTTGAGAACTAGAGAAGACGCCAAGAATAAACATAAGTTTTGCTTGAGGATTACTTTTCAAGAAAAATGACAATAAGACAATGAGTACCGCGATTGAATATCGCCACGGGCCATAGATGTCATCTTTCAACTCTGTCACTTTTGAAATGAACCGATCATGACTTGAAAAGTATTTATTGGCATAAGCTAAACTGAAGTATTCTTCTTTCATTTGTCGTTGTATAGAGGGATCGAATGGCAGAGTTAATAAGTTTGCAGGTCTTTTAAAGAAGACAGCAAAACTTTTACTAAAACTTGCATCTGAGTGATGACGTGCATAGCAGCCTATTTTTGGTTTCGGATTTACCACACTACCCAAATTGAAATCGTATTTTTGATTCCACGGATCTATGCCAACACATTCAGCTTCAACACTGCTATCTAATTCAATGTGATTCAGCGTCTGATATAAATAAGCCCCAAAATAGTTCGAATTGTATTTATTCAAAGGCACGGTTTTATTGGAATGAGAGACAACGATCAATGCCATTACAAATGACAAAAACAACGCAATATATTTTTTCTTGTCTACTTTTTCATTAAAAACCCACAAGCCGACCAAAATAACCAAGGGAAGGTAAAAGTATTGCGTTTTTGTGCAAGCTATCGCACTGGCAAGTAGAAACAACACACCAGCACTGTACTTAACTGGTTTGCAAAGGACATAACACAGTATTGGCAAAGTGAAGACAACGATTGAATCCTGATAGAAGGAAGCTATAAAACTGAGGATAGATGAAGAAAACAATGGAATGATGAACAATGTAAAAATAAAATAATGTGACTTACGACTATAGTCAAAAAATATTTTGCTCAATGCAAACAGCTCTAGCAGATAGATGAACTTTAGCATTGAGGCCATTAACATCAGGTCAAACCATGAGGTTAGTAATGAAATAATACTGGCATAGAGATAGAGCATGATGCTGTAAACGCTGAACTCGAACAGCTGCCCTATCGGCTGAAAGTGCACTTTCATTTGCCACGCAAGCGGAATATACGGGTTCATAAAAGGAATGTGTGCCATAAAAGTATCAGTGGTGCGGGCATAGTCAGCGTTATTTAAGGCAAAGGTTGATCCCGACAAAAAAATAATTGTAACCCACAGGATTAATATAAAAACTCGGCTAACTTGGCGATTCTGCATCACGTCCTTAAGGACCGGTTATCGAGAGAGGCAATCTGGCAAAAAATTGAAGTTGGCAGTGGCTTCAACAATGAGGAATATTTGACATAAGTCAGCTTTCAAACAATACGCCTAAATAATTATTATGTCGTTAATTATCATGAAATGAGGGCTTTGTGAGATCTAGATCACAAATATTGTACTAATCTCTGTGGCTCAGTCGCCCGATTATCACCAGCCACGTAGTAACTCTATCTTTTTAAAAGATTTATCGTCAAAAGGCCACCGCGTCTAAAAGTGTTAACCAGGGTTGCAGACCCTTGTCTTCGTTTCAAGTTTATGTAATCTTTCGCACGCTAAAAATGTACGTCAGGTCACTTTTTTGATCGGCACAACATAGATGTCATCAGGGTCGGATAACGATGCTCAGCCAGGCATCGGCATTTTATCGTTAAGCCAGAGGCGCCTCTTGAGGCGAATAATCTGGCAGCCAGAGGTTTCAGGAATTTTCATGAACAACAAAACCATAAGTTACAAAGGGCCTTTGGCTCTATTAACCGCACTCTTCTTTATGTGGGGATTAATTACTTCTCTTAATGACATTTTGGTCCCGCATTTAAAATCGCTGTTTGAATTGAGCTATGTTCAGGCCTCATTAGTCCAATTCTGCTTTTTCTTCGCCTACTTTGTGATGTCTTATCCGGCCGGTAAAGTGGTCAGCAAATTTGGCTATAAGTCAGGTATTATCATCGGATTATTAGTAGCCGCCATTGGCTGCGTGCTGTTTTACCCATCGGCTTCTCTGCGTTCATACCCGCTGTTTTTACTCTCTCTGTTTATTCTGGCTTCCGGCCTGACCTTATTGCAGGTTGCCGCAAACCCTTATGTCAATTCGCTGGGAACTGCGGAGACTGCGGCCAGCCGTTTGAATCTGACTCAGGCATTTAACTCGCTGGGAACAACTTTAGGCCCCATCCTCGGCGGGATGTTTATTCTATCGACGGCGGTACTTAGTGCCGATCAAATAAGCCAACTGCCTGCCGGTGAAGTTCAACATTATCTGGCCAGCGAGTCTGCCTCTGTGCAAACTCCTTACCTGGTGCTGACTGCATTACTGGTGCTTATCTCCTTGGTCATCAAGTTCAGCAAGCTGCCGGTGTTAACAAACGAAATCGAACAAGACGATGGTAAAGAGCACAGCCTGTGGAAGAGAAAACACTTGGTGCTGGGCGTTATCGGCATTTTTGCCTACGTCGGTGCTGAAGTTTCGATTGGCAGCTACTTGATTAGCCTGCTTGAACGCCCGGAAGTCGCTGCACTGTCGGCGGTTGATGCCAGTCAGAAACTTTCTCTTTACTGGGGTGGCGCGATGGTAGGTCGCTTCCTCGGCAGCATGTTGATGACCCGTATCAAGGCCAACCGCCTGCTGGCATTTAACGCCACTATTGTTGTGTTATTACTGGCTGCGGCAATCATCACCAAGGGCACGTTCAGCATGTGGGCGATTCTGTCTGTAGGCCTGTTCAACTCGATAATGTTCCCGACAATCTTCTCACTGGCGCTGAACAGGCTGGGTGGTTTGACCGGGCGTGCTTCTGGCGTGCTGTGCATGGGTATCGTTGGTGGTGCCATCATGCCAATCATTCAAGCGACCGTTGCCGATCACGCTTCGCTGCTGGTGTCGTTTGTGGTTCCACTGGTGTGCTACATCTATATTGCCTGGTACGGTTGCAAAGGTTACCGGCCAACCGTTTAAGATACCTGCCCAGCCCTCAGTCAGAGGGCTGGCTCTCTCTACTTTACCCTCTCAATCAATATTTAAATTACCTTTCCTGTTGTACCTTTTGTTGCAGCACTGGAACAATCACTTATTTTCGCTTTGTATGCTCGCGGTTTTGAAAAAATACGGTAGGATGAATTCACTGATTCGGAACACCGAATATCCTTAATCAATGCAATCGAAAGGTATGAGATATGTCTAACAAAACAATTCAATGGAATGGTGCCTTACAGCCTGAAGCGGTAGAGATCCTGTCTAAAGACGGCGGTATGATCGTCTGCCCGACTAAAGTTGGCTATATCATCATGACTTCCGATGCAAAAGGTCTTGACCGTAAATTCGAAGCCAAAGAACGTAACCGCAACAAGCCGGGCGTTGTGCTGTGTGGCTCTTTGGAGCAGCTGAAATCACTGGCTCAGCTGAATCCAGAAATCGAAGCGATGTACCAGCAGCACTGGGACAAAGATATTTTGCTGGGCTGTATCCTGCCGTGGAAAGAAGAAGCCAAGGCTCGTATTCCTGATGATGGTTCTAAAACCATGATGATGGACAAGCGTGACACCAGCTGCTTCGTTATCAAGTTTGGTAAGCCGGGTGAAATTTTGGCTAAAGAACTGTGGGAAAACCACGGTAAATTCTCTTTCGCCAGCTCTGCCAATCCATCTGGTAAAGGCAACCGCGGCAAAGTTGAAGGTATCGGCGAGCGTATCGAATCTCACGCTGACCTGATCATTGAAGCTAACGAATACGTGACTTCAATTCAGCCAAACGAAAGCGAGAAAACTCGTTACGAGCAAGGTGTAATGGTTTCCATGGTCGACGAGAACGGTACTCTGGTACCTGAGCAGAAGGGTCAACGCAGCGTGACTCCATGCCCTATCCTGATCCGTAAAGGTCTGGACGTTGATAAAATCATGTCAATCATGTCTGATATTTTCCTGACTTGGGATTACCGTCAAGGTAATTACTACTAAGTCCTGTCATTGCCAAGCCGCAATGCATTGCCAGACAGCAAAACGGGTGCCTAAGTGGCACCCGTTTTTTATGTTAATGCACCTGATATTTATCTGAGTTCGTCTTAGTCAGGCTTGAAATTAGGGCTGACTTAGGTTTTCAGCTCATATAATTCTTACGCAGTTTTTTCTCTAAATCATCGACAAACAACCGCACTCGCGCCGACAAACGATTCTCGGATTTAAACATTACCCACGAATGATAAGTATCCATCTGCCAGTCGGGTAACAGGCGAACCAGTTTTCCTTCTTTTACTGACTCCTGAGCAATGTAATCAGGCAAGTAAGCAATGCCACCGCCAGAAATCGCCGAACTCATCAAAGCCACGCTGTTGTTCATGCGAAAACGACTGTGCACTTCGATATCCAGCTTTTGCTTGTCCTTGTAGAACGGCAGCGAAATGGTATGCGCCGGACCGCGAAACAGTATGTAGTCGTAGCGTGGCAAGTCTTCCGGTTTATTGATTTTGGCCAGTCTGGCCACGTAATTCGGTGCGGCGTAAAGCCCCCAGGTAATAGGGATCAAAGGCTTGAGCTGTGCGCTGTCCGGTTTGTCGCGAGTGATGACAATCGCAATATCATACAGATCGTCGGCCATATTAACCGGGCGATCGGTCAAGTCGAGATCCACATTGACGTGTATATTGTTGTTAATAAAAGTATTCAGCACTGGCACGATGCACTGACAGCCAAAGGTTACTGGCGCAATCAGTCGCAGATTGCCCATCGGCTCCTCATGAAAATGGCGGATGAAGTGCTCCGCCCCTTTGATTTCATTGAGTATGCGATGGCAATACTGGTAATAGCTCAGCCCGACTTCAGTCACGGCAATTTTGCGCGTGGTGCGATTAAGTAGCTGCGCGCCAAGGCGAACTTCGAGGCTGGCAATTTCACGGCTTACGGAAGACTTCGACAGCCGCAGGGATTTAGCGGCTTCGGTAAAGCTTAGCGTTTCAACCACGCGGGCAAAGACCACCATTGCGGTGAGATTTTCTATATTGTCCATGGGTCTGTCTGATGATTTAAAGGCATTCAATAAAATAACATATTTAGCACAGGTCCAGACAGCCTCTCTATTTTTCAGACCCTATAACGGTCGTTATGCCTTTTTAACCCTCAACGCCATACCCAACGCCAACAGTGAAATCACCATTGCCACCCAATATACGGGCTGATGTCCGAGATTCTCACTCACCAGCCCCTGAAGCAGTCCGGCAATAATAGCGCCGGTGGAAACGCTGTTGCTGTAGAGCGTGCTGGCAGAACCAGGGGCCGCGGGCAATAAATCTTGCATATAAAGCATGCCCATTCCGCCAACGATACCAATAAACAATGCGTTAAAAATCTGTATTGCCATCAAAGCCAGCGGTGAATCAACCAGCGCCATACCGGCATAAAAAACTACGGCACTCAGCACCCCCACCAGCAGCAGCGGGCGTTTGCCGAAACGATGAATCAATGGCGCCGAGAACAACACAATTAACACTTCGAATCCTGCACCCACGCCCAACAACCAACCGGCGAAACCGGCTGCGATATGGCTCAGGCTTAAAATATATAATGGCATATCAATAAGATACATCGCATCACCGGCCCACAGCAATGCAAAGGCGGCAAACAGCCACCAAACATCCCTGTCCTTGGTTTTAGAAACATTTGGCCCGGTTTCAATAGCCTGGACAGGCAATGCTGGCAATGAAGGCAGTAAAGCAACCACCAGCACTAATGCCAGCGCAAACAGAGAGGCGACAATTAAATAAAGGACAGTGAAACCAAAATGCGCGAGGGTAAAAAAGGCCAACGGAGGAGCAACGATCCACGAAAGCGAAATCTGCGCCCGCATGCGAGTGGTAAACTTCACCACTTCGCCGCCTGTTTGATCAGCATATTGGCGAGCAAGTGCAAATACTTGCGGCATCGCCGCGATGGAAACCGCTGACATCAGCACACCCAGTGAAATCAGCACCCAATAGTGGCGGTTATAGGCAAAAAGCAGCGCATTCACCACAGCAATAGAACAACAGGCAATAATCAGGTTGCGGCGGTTGCCAGTGGCATCAGAACGTCGAGCAATAAGCTGGCTCATCCCGATACCCGCAATGGCATTGACAGTATAAAAAGCGCCAACCATCATCGGCGTTGCGCCAGTATTGCGGGTAAGAAACAGGCTGAGTACTGGCCATTGAAACGCGCCGGAGATCCCTAAAAGTAACACTGTCGCCATAAAGGCCGCGCTGACCAGCTGATTGCTGCCCACGGCCTGCTGTTCCAACTCCATGCCAACTCCCTGAAAGACAAAGTTTTATCAAGTATTGATAGCATAGTTAATATTCGAACAGCAATAAAACATCATTATTATTAATGTTTTGTCTGCAAAGAATTCACCCGCAACAGGTCAAGCGCGATTTTGCTCGAGTATGTTCATTGCCTGAGAAATGCCGCCTTCAATAACGGCTAGCGTGACACCGTCACGTGAAAGCGTAGATATACCGAGTAAAAAGCTGTCGATTAATGCCGCTAGCCCGGCCACATCAGTTGTTGCCATTAGTTCACCGCATTCTATCGCGCGTTGCAGACAAGATTTAATACCCTGCCGAATACGCAGGCGAGAATCCTTCAGTGGCTGCATAACCTGCTGATTTTCAGGGGAACATGCCGACATTACCCCAAGTGCTACCATGCAACCCTGTGGATGATTTTTCTCACACTGCATGCGGGCGGACTGTCTAAGCGCGAGTTCGATGGCCGTGACAGGAGACAGGGAATTGTCCCATAGCGGTTCCATTACCTGCCCGTGAGAAGCCAGATAGCGCGACACGGCCTCGCGAAACAATGCTTCCTTGGAACCAAAAGCTGCGTAGAAACTGGGCGCTGTAATACCCTGACCCATCGCGGCTTTTAGCTGCGCCAGCGAAGTTGACTCATATCCGTTCTGCCAAAAAAGATGCATCGCCTGCTGCACCGCAGTATCACGGTCAAACTGTCTTGGACGCCCGGTTCTCATGAAAATCTCCATAGCAATGACAATATTTATATACTAGTCGATACATAAATCATTGACAAGCTGCCGCCGCCATGACAACACTTATGTACTAATCGATATATAAGTGAGAAATTTATGCATCATCGCGGCAATTCAGACCAAGTCAGTTCACCACCCGAGGTTCAACGCTTGCCGGTGATGGCCCTGCTGGCCCTGGCGATGACCGGTTTTATCTGCATCATGACTGAAACCGTTCCTGCCGGACTTTTACCGCAGATTGCTCAAGGTCTGCATGTCTCTGTGTCTTATGCCGGTCAACTGATTTCCGCCTATGCGGCAGGTTCGCTAATCGCCGCTATTCCCTTGACTTTGATGACGCGCAGCTGGCCTCGTCGCCACGTTATCTTGCTCACGGTGTTGGGATTTTTGCTCTTTAACTCACTGACTGCTATTTCTGAAAACTATGTATTGACACTTTTTACCCGCTTTATGGCAGGTGCGGCTGCCGGTTTGGCCTGGAGCCTGCTGGCAGGGTACGCGCGCCGGATGGTTACACCGTCACAACAGGGAAAAGCCATGGCTATTGCCATGGTGGGAACGCCGATTGCGCTCTCTTTAGGGGTACCGCTGGGAACCTGGATGGGAGATCTATTAGGCTGGAGGCTGACTTTTGGCGTGATGTCAGGCTTGTCGGTACTGCTAATTGTCTGGATTTTGATTTCATTGCCCAATTTCCCCGGACAGTCTGGCAAGTCTGCCATAGCGTTGCGTCAGGTGCTGATGACCCCGGGCGTCAGGCCTGTATTGTCGGTCGTTATGGCCTGGATCCTCGCTCACAATATTCTTTACACCTTTATCAGCCCATTTATTGCGCAGGCCGGGCTTGAGAAAAATGTGAGTCTGGTGCTGCTTACTTTCGGCATCGCTGCTCTGGCAGGAATTATTTTAACCGGCAAAATAGTTGAACGATTTTTACGCCGCGCCGTGCTTTTAAGCCTTGGGATTTTTGCGCTAACAATGCTGGCGTTTGCATTAAAGGGGTCATCACCGACCATAGTCTATTGCGGCGTGGCGATATGGGGTCTAACTTTTGGCGGTGCCGCAACACTGCTGCAAACCGCGCTGGCCGATGCGGCAGGAGAAGGCGCTGATATTGCTTTGTCGATGAATGTGGTGGTCTGGAATTTAGCTATCGCGCTCGGCGGCATAGTCGGCGGCCTTTTACTTGAACAATCCGGGGTTAAATATTTCTCCTGGACAATCATTGCTTTGACCTTGTTGGGCTTGGCTATTGCCTCGCGCGCGAACAAATACGGATTTCCACCGGGACAGCGTCAGCATCTCGACCCGGCATCGGAATGATTTGTGGCAAAAAATCGACTAATTCATTAGTCAATCACAACAAAATCAGGAAAAAATCATGAATACCCAGAATAAAAGAAAGGTCTTTATCATGGGCGGCAGCCGTGGAGTCGGTGCTGCAATCGTTAAAAAATTTGCCGAACAGGGTGACGACGTTGTTTTCAGCTACGTAAACTCACACTCGGCCGCTGAAACTTTGGCTCAACAAACAGGCTCTACCGCGCTACAGCTCGACAGCGCCGATCGCAACGCAATTGCCAGTCAAATCAGTAAACTGGGCAATCTGGATGTGCTGATTGTCAATGCTGGCGTGCTGAGTGCCGGAGATCCGCTGACTCTCAACGCCGACGAGATAGAAAAACTGTTCCAGATTAATATTCATGCCCCCTACTTTGCCGCAGTTGAAGCTGCAAGGCAGATGTCCAATGATGGCCGAATCGTGTTTATCGGCTCAACTAACGCAGACAGAATGCCAATGCAGGGGCTCAGCGCCTATGCCACCAGCAAGTCTGCCTTACAGGGAATGGTAAAAGGACTGGCGCGCGATTTTGGCCCACGCGGCATCACGGTAAACGTGGTACAGCCCGGTCCCACGGATACTGATATGAACCCTGCCGATGGCCCGTTAAACGAACTCATGCACAGTTTTATGGCTATAAAACGCCACGCTCACGGCGATGAAGTCGCGGCAATGGTAAGTTGGGTCGCCAGTGCCGAGGCCGCAATGGTCACCGGTTCAGCGCTGACCATTGACGGCGGTTTTGGTGCCTGAAATGATTGTTGATACTTACCAGCCAGCCCGCAGGCTGGCTTTTTACGAACCTGTAGATACTGGCGTCAGCACCGGATCGGTGCGGTAACGTGCAGCAAAC contains the following coding sequences:
- the dld gene encoding D-lactate dehydrogenase, with amino-acid sequence MEKGTTIIPQLQQILASDQLLISENDKAYYTKGFRVGQGQALAVAIPDSLLQLWEVLKVCVACDKIILMQAANTGVTGGSTPDGNNYDRDVIIISTRRLKGVQVIDNAQQVIAFPGSTLTELEKALYPHHKEPHSVIGSSCIGASVVGGVCNNSGGSLIRRGPAFTEKSLFAQINDDGTLSLINHLGIFLGNTPEEMIARLESQNYTTGSEPDWEGRIWADDYAQVIRDVDADSPTRFNGNVQYLHDSSGSAGKVAVFAVRLSTFDRGDNTHTFYIGTNDEVELIDLRRYLLRNLQELPQQAEYIHRNAFDLTVRYSKHVYWAIDRLGPQALPSLMAKKARWDVRVKKAGFLPLNLVDKVLQSVNNLTPKRVAKRILDYRDRFEHHLMIKTESRYSADLLRLLTEFFSNRSGEFFACNEREEKDAFLVRFGVGGCTVSYCDYMGIDTNQRLMAFDVALRRNDSEWRIVLPAHLQAQVLEDSCCGHFFCFVNHQDYILKPGVDPLAFKHEVLEYLDKRGAKYPAEHNVGHLYHASPEYEQHLRQLDPTNTYNPGIGKTSKNKHWS
- a CDS encoding Cof-type HAD-IIB family hydrolase; translated protein: MSIKLIAVDMDGTFLNDEKSYDKSRFLEQYTRLKQRGIHFVVASGNQYYQLVHYFPEIHKEIGFVAENGAYVVDAGEEIHCGQFAKAEIARILAVLADVPDIQLVVCGKNSAYAHDSMPHAVVEKMSNHYRRLKKVADFTDVEDIIFKFSLGVKNEAIPALLQKLSIEVGDISQPVGSGFGFIDLIIPGLHKANGISLLQARWGVKDSEVVAIGDSDNDIEMLRHAGFGFAMANASPTVKEVAGYSTESNNCQGALNVISRVLEQQTPF
- the fucP gene encoding L-fucose:H+ symporter permease, which produces MNNKTISYKGPLALLTALFFMWGLITSLNDILVPHLKSLFELSYVQASLVQFCFFFAYFVMSYPAGKVVSKFGYKSGIIIGLLVAAIGCVLFYPSASLRSYPLFLLSLFILASGLTLLQVAANPYVNSLGTAETAASRLNLTQAFNSLGTTLGPILGGMFILSTAVLSADQISQLPAGEVQHYLASESASVQTPYLVLTALLVLISLVIKFSKLPVLTNEIEQDDGKEHSLWKRKHLVLGVIGIFAYVGAEVSIGSYLISLLERPEVAALSAVDASQKLSLYWGGAMVGRFLGSMLMTRIKANRLLAFNATIVVLLLAAAIITKGTFSMWAILSVGLFNSIMFPTIFSLALNRLGGLTGRASGVLCMGIVGGAIMPIIQATVADHASLLVSFVVPLVCYIYIAWYGCKGYRPTV
- a CDS encoding L-threonylcarbamoyladenylate synthase — translated: MSNKTIQWNGALQPEAVEILSKDGGMIVCPTKVGYIIMTSDAKGLDRKFEAKERNRNKPGVVLCGSLEQLKSLAQLNPEIEAMYQQHWDKDILLGCILPWKEEAKARIPDDGSKTMMMDKRDTSCFVIKFGKPGEILAKELWENHGKFSFASSANPSGKGNRGKVEGIGERIESHADLIIEANEYVTSIQPNESEKTRYEQGVMVSMVDENGTLVPEQKGQRSVTPCPILIRKGLDVDKIMSIMSDIFLTWDYRQGNYY
- a CDS encoding LysR family transcriptional regulator, whose amino-acid sequence is MDNIENLTAMVVFARVVETLSFTEAAKSLRLSKSSVSREIASLEVRLGAQLLNRTTRKIAVTEVGLSYYQYCHRILNEIKGAEHFIRHFHEEPMGNLRLIAPVTFGCQCIVPVLNTFINNNIHVNVDLDLTDRPVNMADDLYDIAIVITRDKPDSAQLKPLIPITWGLYAAPNYVARLAKINKPEDLPRYDYILFRGPAHTISLPFYKDKQKLDIEVHSRFRMNNSVALMSSAISGGGIAYLPDYIAQESVKEGKLVRLLPDWQMDTYHSWVMFKSENRLSARVRLFVDDLEKKLRKNYMS
- a CDS encoding sugar efflux transporter, translating into MELEQQAVGSNQLVSAAFMATVLLLGISGAFQWPVLSLFLTRNTGATPMMVGAFYTVNAIAGIGMSQLIARRSDATGNRRNLIIACCSIAVVNALLFAYNRHYWVLISLGVLMSAVSIAAMPQVFALARQYADQTGGEVVKFTTRMRAQISLSWIVAPPLAFFTLAHFGFTVLYLIVASLFALALVLVVALLPSLPALPVQAIETGPNVSKTKDRDVWWLFAAFALLWAGDAMYLIDMPLYILSLSHIAAGFAGWLLGVGAGFEVLIVLFSAPLIHRFGKRPLLLVGVLSAVVFYAGMALVDSPLALMAIQIFNALFIGIVGGMGMLYMQDLLPAAPGSASTLYSNSVSTGAIIAGLLQGLVSENLGHQPVYWVAMVISLLALGMALRVKKA
- a CDS encoding TetR/AcrR family transcriptional regulator; its protein translation is MRTGRPRQFDRDTAVQQAMHLFWQNGYESTSLAQLKAAMGQGITAPSFYAAFGSKEALFREAVSRYLASHGQVMEPLWDNSLSPVTAIELALRQSARMQCEKNHPQGCMVALGVMSACSPENQQVMQPLKDSRLRIRQGIKSCLQRAIECGELMATTDVAGLAALIDSFLLGISTLSRDGVTLAVIEGGISQAMNILEQNRA
- a CDS encoding MFS transporter, whose product is MHHRGNSDQVSSPPEVQRLPVMALLALAMTGFICIMTETVPAGLLPQIAQGLHVSVSYAGQLISAYAAGSLIAAIPLTLMTRSWPRRHVILLTVLGFLLFNSLTAISENYVLTLFTRFMAGAAAGLAWSLLAGYARRMVTPSQQGKAMAIAMVGTPIALSLGVPLGTWMGDLLGWRLTFGVMSGLSVLLIVWILISLPNFPGQSGKSAIALRQVLMTPGVRPVLSVVMAWILAHNILYTFISPFIAQAGLEKNVSLVLLTFGIAALAGIILTGKIVERFLRRAVLLSLGIFALTMLAFALKGSSPTIVYCGVAIWGLTFGGAATLLQTALADAAGEGADIALSMNVVVWNLAIALGGIVGGLLLEQSGVKYFSWTIIALTLLGLAIASRANKYGFPPGQRQHLDPASE
- the bdcA gene encoding SDR family oxidoreductase, with the protein product MNTQNKRKVFIMGGSRGVGAAIVKKFAEQGDDVVFSYVNSHSAAETLAQQTGSTALQLDSADRNAIASQISKLGNLDVLIVNAGVLSAGDPLTLNADEIEKLFQINIHAPYFAAVEAARQMSNDGRIVFIGSTNADRMPMQGLSAYATSKSALQGMVKGLARDFGPRGITVNVVQPGPTDTDMNPADGPLNELMHSFMAIKRHAHGDEVAAMVSWVASAEAAMVTGSALTIDGGFGA